The proteins below come from a single Neospora caninum Liverpool complete genome, chromosome IX genomic window:
- a CDS encoding putative U1 small nuclear ribonucleoprotein, giving the protein MPKYYCEYCDIYLTHSSPAGRRQHATGRKHINQKIEYFQNLIREPDFMPPQQLDTSVIQRAVQAAGSGPLTMGPGGSSGFQRGFGGRGGFSGRGGFSGRGGMDRGGGRGGFPPMGMPMGPGGGPPGSRSGSLFGSHHPQDIRSGGSSGQGSNHFQRPGMGPRGGSGPILPGPGGPGGLGPMGPGGLGPMGPGGLGPMGPGLRGPGMPPSNHFGGPPGGDDFPGRRGMGFDRERR; this is encoded by the exons ATGCCGAAGTACTACTGCGAATACTGCGATATCTACCTCACCCATTCCTCCCCTGCTGGACGGCGACAACATGCCACGGGGCGAAAGCATATCAATCAAAAGATTGAATATTTCCAAA ATCTGATTCGCGAGCCCGATTTTATGCCGCCTCAGCAGCTGGATACAAGCGTCATTCAGCGAGCTG TCCAAGCTGCGGGGTCCGGGCCTCTTACCATGGGCCCTGGGGGCAGCTCGGGATTCCAGCGCGGCTTCGGCGGGCGCGGAGGCTTCTCCGGCCGAGGCGGCTTCTCCGGCCGAGGCGGAATGGAtagaggcggaggcagaggaggatTCCCTCCCATGG GAATGCCGATGGGCCCAGGCGGCGGGCCACCCGGGAGTCGGAGCGGTTCCTTGTTTGGTTCGCACCATCCTCAGGACATTCGCAGCGGCGGGTCCTCGGGCCAGGGCTCCAACCACTTCCAGCGCCCGGGCATGGGCCCccgcggcggcagcgggcCCATCCTGCCGGGGCCCGGGGGGCCTGGGGGCCTCGGGCCCATGGGCCCTGGCGGACTCGGGCCCATGGGTCCTGGCGGGCTCGGGCCCATGGGCCCGGGCCTTCGAGGCCCAGGCATGCCGCCGTCGAACCACTTTGGCGGGCCCCCTGGAGGCGACGACTTTCCGGGGCGCCGCGGCATGGGTTTCGATCGCGAGCGGCGGTAA